The DNA region TCCCCAAAAACAGAAACTATATAACGACAACCCCGCTTCTGCATACTGGATTAATACAGATATCCAATTTAAAGCATATCAGAAAACCAAATGGATATTGGAAGTTCTGGCAATTCACACTGAAGAAATTGATCTCTATCTCTTTGAAGATGGAAAACTAATACAATCCCGAAAAACCGGTGAAAAATACTCATTTTATGAAAGAGACTATCCCACCAAAAATATCATTTTTGATCTCCCTTTTAAAGCAAATCATAATTACCAACTTTTGCTAAGGTTAAAATCACAACATCATATACCTTTTCAGTTTAAGATAAGAAGTCAACAGTATTTTTCATATTATTCAACTCATGAATATCTTTATTTAGGCATTTATTACGGAATTTTACTTATCATAACTTTATATAATGCTTTAATATATACCAGCACCAAAGAAAAAGTCTATCTGTATTATGTGATATACGTTTTAACCGCTATACTCCTTTCTCTGACAGAAGATGGCTTTGGGTTCCAGTTTATATGGAAGAATTATCCTGAAGTAATTCCTTACTTATATAAGTATATAGCACCTTCATTATTCCTTTGCAGTTCTGTATTTTATTTTGATTCTTTCATGGGCTTGAAAAGAAGATTTCCAGTGATAAGACTTGTGGTTTTCGGAACAGTTGCTATCTATTTTCTTTTCTTCTCATTAAACTTTATTTACATAAAATTCAATTTCCCTTCCTACATATTTTATGCGATTCCATTTCTTGTGGTCCTTTGCTGTACACTTTACATGGCTATAAGAAGTTATTATCCTGCAAGAATATTTATTATAGCCTATACATTTATTTGTGTGAGTATCATTATTAAAATCCTGCAGGTGCTATCTATTGTAAAACCCAATATACTCACAACATACAGCTTCAACTACGGTATCACTTTTGAAGTTGTATTACTCTCATTTGCACTTGCAGACAGGTTCCGTACGATTAAAAGAGAAAAAGAACGTGCACAAAAAGCAATGATCCAGGAATTGAAAGAAAACCAGCTATTAAAAGATCAGCTCATTCTTGAATACAAAAAAAATGAAGCGTTGAATGAAAAAGCCACTAAAGAGCTGGAAGCACAGGTAGCAGAAAGAACCCGAGAGCTTCAGGAGAAAAATATTGAGCTGGACACCTTTGTATTCAAAGCATCTCATGATATCAAAGGTCCTTTAAAATCAATTATCGCCCTTACAAAAATAGGAATGAAAGACATACAGGACCCTGCTGCAGAGCCTTATATGCAGCATATACTAAAGAGTTCTGAAAAACTTGATAAGCTTCTGTTTGATCTTCTTTCTATCACGAAAGTAAAGAAAACAAACCTGATCTATGAAATAATCGACTTTAGTGTATTGGTAGAAGATGCAATATCCAGCTTTAAAAATTTTCCAGAATTCTCATCTATGGTCTTTGATATACAGATAAATGAAGCTATAAAATTTTATTCAGATAAAAATCTGATTAAATCTATAATTCAAAACCTTATTGAGAACCCTATTAAATACAGAGATCTCAATAAATACGAAAGCTTCCTGAAAATAAAAATTGAATGTGATGATGAAGAAGCGAGACTAATATTTACTGATAACGGACTAGGAATAGCTCCAGAGTATCACACAAAAATTTTTGACATGTTTTGCAAAGCAAACGAAAATTCAAATGGTACCGGACTTGGACTTTATATTGTAAAAATCGCTTTGGAAAAACTTAATGGAAAGGTAACATTGCAAAGTGAGC from Sporocytophaga myxococcoides includes:
- a CDS encoding sensor histidine kinase; the encoded protein is MITERNFSIIEDPSCSFTYEHFTDPVKYSLLTFPQKQKLYNDNPASAYWINTDIQFKAYQKTKWILEVLAIHTEEIDLYLFEDGKLIQSRKTGEKYSFYERDYPTKNIIFDLPFKANHNYQLLLRLKSQHHIPFQFKIRSQQYFSYYSTHEYLYLGIYYGILLIITLYNALIYTSTKEKVYLYYVIYVLTAILLSLTEDGFGFQFIWKNYPEVIPYLYKYIAPSLFLCSSVFYFDSFMGLKRRFPVIRLVVFGTVAIYFLFFSLNFIYIKFNFPSYIFYAIPFLVVLCCTLYMAIRSYYPARIFIIAYTFICVSIIIKILQVLSIVKPNILTTYSFNYGITFEVVLLSFALADRFRTIKREKERAQKAMIQELKENQLLKDQLILEYKKNEALNEKATKELEAQVAERTRELQEKNIELDTFVFKASHDIKGPLKSIIALTKIGMKDIQDPAAEPYMQHILKSSEKLDKLLFDLLSITKVKKTNLIYEIIDFSVLVEDAISSFKNFPEFSSMVFDIQINEAIKFYSDKNLIKSIIQNLIENPIKYRDLNKYESFLKIKIECDDEEARLIFTDNGLGIAPEYHTKIFDMFCKANENSNGTGLGLYIVKIALEKLNGKVTLQSEPGEGSCFSVVIPNPKKNNTSEEYEEIIHHKN